The proteins below are encoded in one region of Streptomyces marianii:
- a CDS encoding Uma2 family endonuclease — protein sequence MVTVVETDRIEMAESDNEHTLDEMFEALERMPVPEGYKVEIVEGTVFMSPQRDTHWDIIADVYDQLRGRYPRKRIKSDVRIDYPGRLNGFAADLTLLTGDAEKNAKGLWRHEDVVLVVEVVSRSTGANDHGPKKAAYANAEVPVYLIVDPCVGRCHVYTQPKGGDYLVETTVAFGADVDLSGTAVGLTLGTGDFPRD from the coding sequence ATGGTGACCGTCGTGGAGACCGACAGGATCGAGATGGCTGAGAGCGACAACGAGCACACCCTGGACGAGATGTTCGAGGCGCTCGAGCGGATGCCCGTCCCCGAGGGGTACAAGGTCGAGATCGTCGAGGGGACCGTCTTCATGTCGCCGCAGCGGGACACGCACTGGGACATCATCGCGGACGTCTACGACCAGTTGCGGGGGCGGTATCCCAGGAAAAGGATCAAGTCGGACGTTCGCATCGACTATCCCGGCCGCCTGAACGGATTCGCCGCCGACCTGACCCTCCTCACCGGGGACGCCGAGAAGAACGCGAAAGGGCTGTGGCGCCATGAGGACGTGGTCCTCGTCGTCGAAGTCGTCTCCAGGAGCACCGGCGCCAACGACCACGGCCCGAAGAAGGCCGCCTACGCGAACGCCGAGGTCCCGGTCTACCTGATCGTCGACCCCTGTGTCGGCCGTTGCCACGTGTACACCCAGCCCAAGGGCGGCGACTATCTCGTCGAGACGACCGTCGCCTTCGGCGCGGACGTCGACCTCAGCGGCACGGCCGTCGGCCTGACCCTCGGAACCGGGGACTTCCCCCGCGACTGA
- a CDS encoding tyrosine-protein phosphatase produces MIALLFRPTVRPALTRPEIEVGPFLAERYPEVAADGAAELREALEVIAASDRPVVFHRASGKPASAPGSDSGTGT; encoded by the coding sequence ATGATTGCTTTACTTTTTCGGCCGACCGTACGACCAGCCCTCACTCGCCCCGAGATCGAGGTCGGGCCGTTCCTCGCCGAGCGATATCCGGAGGTGGCCGCCGACGGGGCGGCCGAGCTGCGCGAGGCCCTGGAGGTGATCGCGGCGTCGGACCGCCCGGTGGTGTTCCACCGCGCGTCCGGCAAGCCCGCGTCCGCGCCCGGGAGTGACTCCGGGACCGGGACGTAG
- a CDS encoding HAD hydrolase family protein codes for MRHPHPRPRLIATDLDGTLLRRDGTVSERTLRALRTAVGAGAELVFVTARPPRYVEALAAATGLVGTAVCSNGAQVYDVRARTVVRSLALVPATARKVATALAEAAPGLGFAVETGLRVLYEPAYLLRFGGGLGAESPVASLGDLWLLDVPIVKLLAHSNRFDADVLVALAEEAAGGEAQFTHSGGRGLLEISAQGVTKAATLSTLCAERGIAAEEVVAFGDMPNDVTTLRWAGGGYAMGNAHPVVLAAVPRRTASNEEDGVARVLERLFDGD; via the coding sequence ATGCGGCACCCTCACCCCCGCCCACGGCTGATCGCGACCGACCTGGACGGCACACTCCTGCGCCGCGACGGCACCGTGTCGGAGCGCACGCTGCGCGCCCTGCGCACGGCAGTCGGGGCCGGGGCGGAACTCGTCTTCGTCACCGCCCGGCCACCGCGCTACGTGGAGGCGCTGGCCGCGGCCACGGGGCTCGTCGGCACCGCGGTGTGCAGCAACGGCGCGCAGGTGTACGACGTGCGCGCGCGTACGGTCGTTCGCTCGCTGGCGCTCGTGCCGGCCACGGCCCGCAAGGTGGCGACGGCCCTGGCCGAGGCGGCGCCGGGACTGGGTTTCGCCGTGGAGACCGGTCTGAGGGTGCTGTACGAGCCGGCGTATCTGCTGCGCTTCGGCGGCGGGCTCGGCGCGGAGTCACCCGTGGCGTCGCTGGGCGACCTCTGGTTGCTCGACGTCCCCATCGTCAAGCTGCTCGCCCACTCGAACCGGTTCGACGCGGACGTGCTCGTGGCCCTGGCGGAAGAAGCGGCGGGCGGGGAGGCGCAGTTCACCCACTCGGGCGGGCGCGGCCTGCTGGAGATCAGCGCACAGGGCGTCACCAAGGCCGCGACGCTGTCCACGCTCTGCGCGGAACGGGGCATCGCCGCGGAGGAGGTGGTGGCGTTCGGCGACATGCCCAACGACGTGACGACCCTCCGCTGGGCGGGCGGCGGTTACGCGATGGGCAACGCGCACCCGGTCGTACTCGCCGCCGTTCCCCGGCGGACCGCGTCCAACGAGGAGGACGGCGTGGCCCGGGTCCTGGAGCGGCTCTTCGACGGGGACTGA
- a CDS encoding cytidine deaminase family protein, with protein MTTQSHPVDQELVRAAARVAGTRCRGDNHTMAAAARTRDGRIVTAVNAYHFTGGPCAELVLIGTAAAQGAYELDTVVAVGDRARGVVPPCGRCRQVLLDYFPGLEVIVGEGDRLRAVPIGDLLPASYVWADHQLEDG; from the coding sequence ATGACCACGCAGTCCCACCCCGTCGACCAGGAACTCGTCCGGGCCGCAGCGCGCGTCGCCGGCACACGCTGCCGGGGCGACAACCACACCATGGCGGCCGCGGCCCGCACCCGGGACGGACGGATCGTCACCGCGGTGAACGCCTACCACTTCACGGGAGGTCCCTGCGCCGAACTCGTTCTCATCGGTACGGCTGCCGCCCAGGGCGCCTACGAGCTGGACACCGTCGTCGCGGTGGGGGACCGCGCACGAGGGGTCGTCCCCCCGTGCGGCCGCTGCCGTCAGGTCCTGCTCGACTACTTCCCCGGCCTCGAGGTCATCGTCGGCGAGGGCGACCGCCTACGAGCCGTTCCCATCGGCGACTTGCTGCCCGCGAGCTACGTCTGGGCGGACCATCAGCTCGAGGACGGGTGA
- the serC gene encoding phosphoserine transaminase: protein MADIQIPADIKPGDGRFGAGPSKVRTEALDALAATGTSLLGTSHRQAPVKNLVGSVREGVRELFSLPDGYEVILGNGGSTAFWDVATHGLIENKSQHLSFGEFSSKFAKAAKLAPWLAEPTVISSDPGTHPEPRAEAGVDVYAFTHNETSTGVAAPIKRVEGADEGALVLVDATSGAGGLPVHIAETDVYYFAPQKSFGSEGGLWIGVFSPAALERAARVHGSGRHVPEFFSLPTAIDNSLKNQTYNTPALATLFLLDEQLKWFNGQGGLDWAVRRTATSARNLYGWAEESKYATPFVADPAQRSQVIGTIDFSDDIDAAAVAKVLRANGIVDTEPYRKLGRNQLRIAMFPAIDPADVQALTACVDHVIEKL, encoded by the coding sequence GTGGCCGATATCCAGATTCCCGCTGACATCAAGCCCGGCGACGGTCGTTTCGGCGCCGGACCCTCCAAGGTGCGGACGGAGGCGCTCGACGCCCTGGCCGCCACCGGTACGTCCCTGCTCGGCACCTCCCACCGCCAGGCCCCGGTCAAGAACCTGGTCGGCTCGGTGCGCGAGGGCGTCCGCGAGTTGTTCTCCCTGCCCGACGGCTACGAGGTGATCCTCGGCAACGGCGGCTCCACCGCGTTCTGGGACGTCGCGACCCACGGGCTCATCGAGAACAAGTCCCAGCACCTGTCCTTCGGCGAGTTCTCGTCGAAGTTCGCCAAGGCGGCGAAGCTGGCTCCGTGGCTGGCCGAGCCGACCGTGATCTCCTCCGACCCCGGCACGCATCCGGAGCCGCGGGCGGAGGCGGGCGTCGACGTGTACGCCTTCACCCACAACGAGACCTCCACCGGTGTGGCCGCCCCGATCAAGCGCGTCGAGGGCGCCGACGAGGGCGCCCTCGTCCTCGTGGACGCCACGTCGGGCGCCGGCGGCCTGCCGGTCCACATCGCCGAGACCGACGTCTACTACTTCGCGCCGCAGAAGTCGTTCGGGTCGGAAGGCGGGTTGTGGATCGGGGTGTTCTCGCCCGCCGCGCTGGAGCGCGCCGCCCGTGTCCACGGCTCGGGCCGGCACGTGCCGGAGTTCTTCAGCCTGCCGACGGCGATCGACAACTCGCTGAAGAACCAGACGTACAACACCCCGGCGCTGGCGACCCTCTTCCTGCTCGACGAGCAGCTGAAGTGGTTCAACGGCCAGGGCGGGCTGGACTGGGCGGTCCGGCGGACCGCGACGTCCGCGCGCAACCTGTACGGCTGGGCCGAGGAGTCGAAGTACGCCACGCCGTTCGTCGCGGACCCGGCGCAGCGCTCGCAGGTCATCGGCACGATCGACTTCTCGGACGACATCGACGCCGCGGCGGTCGCGAAGGTGCTGCGGGCCAACGGGATCGTGGACACCGAGCCGTACCGCAAGCTGGGCCGCAACCAGCTGCGGATCGCGATGTTCCCGGCGATCGACCCGGCTGACGTACAGGCGCTGACGGCCTGTGTGGACCACGTGATCGAGAAGCTGTGA
- a CDS encoding FAD-binding and (Fe-S)-binding domain-containing protein, with translation MADRTVADRRELERALRKELRGEVDFSPGTRALTTMDASNYRRVPEGVVAPFDAADVVAALAVCRGHGVPVVPRGAGTSIAGQATGTGVVLDFTRHMRSVVSVDPAARTAVVQPGAVLDRLRDEAGRHGLTFGPDPSTHSRCTLGGMIGNNSCGSHSVAWGTTADNVRQLSVVTYGGEELRLGQGWGAPGAPGGAPGSRVADGLRELVAGRLALLRTGFPGGLPRRISGYAMDALLPENGTDLARAFCGSEGTLAVLTEATVRLVESPPARALALLGYPDESAAAEAAAGLLPYRPLTVEGMADDLVPDAVGKGLPRGGAWLFVETGGATAAEARARAEEIVRGADALDGTVVTDPAGQRALWRVREDASGTATRIPDRGGTPPGHAGGTPTRAAGAGGEAWPGWEDCAVPPARLGAYLRDFRALLAEHGLRGTPYGHFGDGCIHVRIDFDLLSEQGVRRFRAFSEDVAGLVVAHGGSLSGEHGDGQARAELLPRMYGDELVALFGRFKDVWDPAGGLNPGMLVRPARLDENLRFAVLPREPVDVAFGYPHDGGDFTAAVRRCVGVAKCRVDGPSTGPGVMCPSYRATGEERHSTRGRARLLHEMLAGEVVTGGWRSREVHEALDLCLSCKGCRSDCPVGVDMATYKAEFLHHHYAGRLRPAAHYTMGWLPHWLRAAAPFAGALNAASRVRPLASLVKRLGGIAPEREIPRLATRTFSSWWRRDGTPGSPLVLWPDTFTDHLSPSVGRAAVRVLESAGLGVSLPPGRVCCGLTYVSTGQPDRARAVMRRTLDVMEPVLDRGSPVVVLEPSCAAALRTDLPELLADDPRAHRLAGSVRTFAAALEEHAPDWRPPRLDRPVAGQTHCHQHAVLGDAAERRLRERAGLTGELSGGCCGLAGNFGFERGHYEVSVACAEDRLLPSVRAATADTVLLADGYSCRTQLEQLAGRRGRHLAEVLAEGLAGESAEDGVEGPVGEGNGGGTRKPADGR, from the coding sequence ATGGCTGATCGCACGGTGGCTGATCGCAGGGAGCTGGAACGGGCGCTGCGGAAGGAGCTCCGCGGCGAGGTGGACTTCTCGCCCGGGACGCGGGCGCTGACGACGATGGACGCGTCCAACTACCGCCGGGTGCCCGAGGGCGTGGTCGCGCCGTTCGACGCCGCGGACGTCGTGGCGGCGCTCGCCGTCTGCCGCGGCCACGGCGTCCCGGTGGTGCCCAGGGGAGCGGGGACGTCGATCGCGGGCCAGGCGACGGGAACCGGCGTCGTGCTGGACTTCACCCGCCACATGCGCTCCGTGGTCTCCGTCGACCCGGCCGCCCGCACGGCGGTGGTCCAGCCCGGCGCGGTGCTGGACCGGCTGCGGGACGAGGCGGGCCGGCACGGGCTGACCTTCGGGCCGGACCCCTCCACGCACAGCCGCTGCACGCTCGGCGGGATGATCGGCAACAACTCGTGCGGCTCGCACTCGGTGGCCTGGGGGACGACCGCGGACAACGTCCGTCAGCTGTCCGTCGTGACGTACGGGGGCGAGGAGCTGCGGCTGGGGCAGGGCTGGGGGGCGCCCGGCGCCCCCGGCGGAGCACCCGGGTCCCGCGTCGCGGACGGCCTGCGCGAACTGGTCGCGGGCCGTCTGGCGCTGCTGCGCACCGGCTTCCCCGGCGGGCTGCCGCGCAGGATCTCCGGCTACGCGATGGACGCCCTGCTGCCCGAGAACGGCACCGATCTCGCCCGCGCCTTCTGCGGCAGCGAGGGCACTCTCGCGGTGCTGACGGAGGCGACCGTACGGCTGGTGGAGTCGCCGCCCGCACGGGCGCTCGCCCTGCTCGGGTACCCGGACGAGAGCGCGGCCGCCGAGGCGGCCGCCGGGCTGCTGCCGTACCGGCCGCTCACGGTCGAGGGGATGGCGGACGATCTCGTCCCGGACGCCGTGGGCAAGGGGCTGCCGAGGGGCGGCGCCTGGCTGTTCGTCGAGACGGGCGGGGCGACGGCCGCCGAGGCACGGGCACGCGCCGAGGAGATCGTGCGCGGCGCGGACGCCCTCGACGGGACCGTCGTCACCGACCCCGCGGGGCAGCGCGCGCTGTGGCGGGTCCGGGAGGACGCCTCCGGCACCGCGACCCGGATTCCGGACCGCGGGGGTACGCCCCCCGGCCACGCGGGCGGCACCCCCACCCGGGCCGCAGGCGCCGGGGGAGAGGCCTGGCCCGGCTGGGAGGACTGCGCGGTGCCCCCGGCCCGGCTGGGCGCCTATCTGCGGGACTTCCGGGCGCTGCTCGCCGAACACGGGCTGCGCGGTACGCCCTACGGCCACTTCGGCGACGGCTGCATCCACGTCCGTATCGACTTCGACCTGCTGAGCGAGCAGGGAGTGCGGCGCTTCCGTGCGTTCTCGGAGGACGTGGCCGGACTCGTCGTGGCGCACGGCGGTTCGCTGTCGGGCGAGCACGGCGACGGACAGGCGCGCGCGGAGCTGCTGCCGCGGATGTACGGGGACGAACTGGTGGCGCTGTTCGGCCGGTTCAAGGACGTGTGGGACCCGGCGGGCGGGCTGAACCCGGGCATGCTGGTCCGGCCCGCGAGACTGGACGAGAACCTGCGCTTCGCGGTCCTGCCGAGGGAGCCGGTGGACGTGGCCTTCGGTTACCCGCACGACGGCGGGGACTTCACGGCCGCCGTGCGGCGGTGCGTCGGGGTGGCCAAGTGCCGGGTGGACGGGCCCTCCACGGGGCCGGGGGTGATGTGCCCGTCGTACCGCGCGACCGGCGAGGAACGGCACTCCACGCGCGGCCGCGCCCGGCTGCTGCACGAGATGCTCGCGGGCGAGGTGGTCACCGGCGGCTGGCGCTCGCGGGAGGTGCACGAGGCGCTCGACCTCTGCCTGTCCTGCAAGGGCTGCCGCAGCGACTGCCCGGTGGGCGTCGACATGGCCACGTACAAGGCGGAGTTCCTGCACCACCACTACGCGGGGCGGCTGCGGCCCGCCGCGCACTACACGATGGGGTGGCTGCCGCACTGGCTGCGGGCCGCCGCGCCGTTCGCCGGGGCGCTGAACGCGGCCTCGCGGGTTCGGCCCCTCGCGTCGCTCGTGAAACGCCTCGGCGGCATCGCCCCGGAACGGGAGATCCCACGGCTGGCGACGCGGACCTTCAGCTCCTGGTGGCGGCGTGACGGAACCCCCGGCTCACCGCTCGTGCTGTGGCCCGACACCTTCACCGACCACCTCTCCCCGTCGGTCGGCCGCGCGGCCGTCCGGGTTCTGGAGTCCGCGGGCCTGGGCGTGTCCCTGCCTCCGGGCCGGGTCTGCTGCGGTCTCACCTACGTCTCCACCGGCCAACCGGACCGCGCCCGCGCCGTCATGCGCCGCACCCTGGACGTGATGGAGCCCGTCCTGGACCGGGGCTCACCGGTGGTCGTCCTCGAACCGAGCTGCGCGGCGGCCCTGCGCACGGACCTCCCGGAACTCCTGGCGGACGATCCGCGGGCACACCGTCTGGCCGGTTCCGTACGCACCTTCGCGGCCGCCCTGGAGGAACACGCCCCCGACTGGCGCCCACCCCGCCTGGACCGCCCGGTCGCCGGCCAGACCCACTGCCACCAGCACGCGGTCCTCGGCGACGCAGCCGAGCGCCGGTTGCGCGAACGAGCCGGTCTCACCGGCGAGCTGAGCGGCGGCTGCTGCGGGCTCGCGGGCAACTTCGGCTTCGAGCGCGGCCACTACGAGGTGTCGGTGGCCTGCGCGGAGGACCGGCTGCTGCCCTCGGTGCGCGCCGCGACCGCCGACACGGTCCTCCTCGCCGACGGCTACTCCTGCCGCACCCAACTGGAACAGCTGGCGGGCCGGCGGGGACGGCATCTGGCGGAGGTGCTGGCGGAGGGACTGGCGGGGGAGTCGGCGGAGGACGGTGTGGAGGGGCCCGTGGGGGAGGGGAACGGTGGTGGCACCCGGAAGCCGGCCGACGGCAGGTGA
- a CDS encoding TIGR03084 family metal-binding protein, whose translation MSDPAAVIDDLRAESDELDRLVAGLSDEEWWTPTPAAGWTVAHQIAHLAWTDEVALLAATSPGAFAREVEKALAEPGTFVDRAAEAGVRRPPAELLAHWRKGRDGLRQALCDAPPGARIPWYGPPMSARSMATARLMETWAHGQDVADALGVVREPTARLRHVAHIGVRARDYAFLVRGLEAPKEQFRVELTGPGGELWTWGPEEAAEVPRAEGRGRVTGPALDFCLLVTQRAHRDDLAVRAEGADADRWLDIAQAFAGPAGTGRAPKGA comes from the coding sequence GTGTCCGACCCTGCGGCCGTCATCGACGACCTGCGCGCAGAGAGCGACGAACTCGACCGGCTCGTGGCCGGGTTGAGCGACGAGGAATGGTGGACGCCGACGCCCGCGGCCGGCTGGACCGTCGCCCACCAGATCGCCCACCTCGCCTGGACCGACGAGGTCGCCCTGCTCGCCGCCACCAGCCCCGGTGCCTTCGCCCGGGAGGTCGAGAAGGCACTCGCCGAGCCCGGCACCTTCGTCGACCGGGCCGCGGAGGCCGGGGTCCGCCGGCCGCCCGCCGAACTGCTCGCCCACTGGCGCAAGGGCCGCGACGGGCTCCGGCAGGCCCTGTGCGACGCGCCCCCGGGCGCCCGGATCCCCTGGTACGGGCCGCCGATGAGCGCCAGGTCGATGGCGACCGCCCGGCTGATGGAGACCTGGGCGCACGGCCAGGACGTCGCCGACGCCCTCGGCGTCGTGCGGGAGCCCACCGCCCGGCTGCGGCACGTCGCGCACATCGGAGTGCGGGCCCGCGACTACGCCTTCCTCGTGCGAGGGCTCGAGGCTCCGAAGGAGCAGTTCCGGGTCGAGCTGACCGGGCCGGGCGGGGAACTGTGGACGTGGGGGCCCGAGGAGGCCGCCGAGGTCCCCCGCGCCGAGGGCCGGGGGAGGGTCACCGGCCCCGCGCTGGACTTCTGCCTGCTGGTGACCCAGCGCGCGCACCGCGACGACCTCGCCGTCCGGGCGGAGGGTGCCGACGCCGACCGCTGGCTGGACATCGCCCAGGCGTTCGCCGGGCCGGCGGGCACCGGCCGCGCCCCCAAGGGGGCCTGA
- a CDS encoding IS30 family transposase — MDFEIRKVRTAQGPVKLRREREAYSRLVQQGYSNTEACRIVGVDRRTGNKWRNGRSADRRQKAAPPISAVAPPSGTSRYLREEERIHIADRLREKATVRAIAAELGRSPSTVSREIRRNRTDGARGRWHYRPHAAQARADARRPRPKSRKISENPELRAAVQAMLDEKWSPEQICHALRAQFPDRPEMHVVHETVYQALYVQGRGQLRRELAGALRSGRARRRPQRQANCRQPRFTTPMVMISERPAEIEDRAVPGHWEGDLIIGKDGKSAIGTLVERATRYVMLLHLPGDHGAESVLTSLTSTVQTLPAHLKRSLTWDQGSEMARHGEFTLATDIPVYFCDPASPWQRGSNENTNGLLRQYFPKGTDLSVHTPAHLAAVADQLNRRPRKTLGWETPAERLHKLLTA, encoded by the coding sequence ATGGACTTCGAGATCCGCAAGGTGCGGACCGCGCAGGGGCCTGTGAAGCTGCGCCGGGAGCGGGAGGCATACTCCCGGCTCGTGCAGCAGGGATACAGCAACACGGAAGCCTGCCGGATCGTCGGTGTTGACCGGCGAACCGGCAACAAGTGGCGTAACGGCCGCAGCGCCGACCGTCGGCAGAAGGCGGCACCACCGATTTCCGCGGTGGCGCCGCCTTCCGGCACGTCCAGGTACCTGCGCGAGGAGGAGCGGATCCACATCGCCGACCGGTTGCGGGAGAAGGCCACGGTGCGGGCGATCGCCGCGGAGCTGGGCCGCAGCCCGTCCACGGTCAGCCGGGAGATCCGCCGCAACCGAACGGACGGCGCACGCGGCCGGTGGCACTACCGCCCTCACGCAGCCCAGGCCCGCGCCGATGCACGCCGGCCCCGCCCCAAGAGCCGCAAGATCAGCGAGAACCCCGAGCTTCGGGCCGCTGTCCAGGCAATGCTGGACGAGAAGTGGAGCCCGGAGCAGATATGCCACGCTCTGCGGGCACAGTTCCCCGACCGGCCGGAGATGCACGTGGTCCACGAGACCGTCTACCAGGCCCTCTACGTCCAGGGCAGAGGCCAGCTGCGGCGCGAGCTCGCAGGCGCCCTGCGCTCCGGGCGGGCCCGCCGCAGGCCGCAGAGGCAGGCGAACTGCCGCCAGCCGCGTTTCACCACCCCGATGGTCATGATCAGCGAACGGCCCGCTGAGATCGAGGACCGGGCCGTGCCCGGTCACTGGGAGGGCGACCTGATCATCGGCAAGGACGGCAAGTCCGCGATCGGCACCCTGGTCGAACGCGCCACCCGCTACGTCATGCTCCTGCACCTGCCCGGCGACCACGGCGCCGAGAGCGTCCTGACCTCCCTGACATCCACCGTCCAGACCCTGCCCGCCCACCTGAAGCGGTCCCTGACCTGGGACCAGGGCAGTGAGATGGCCCGGCACGGCGAGTTCACCCTCGCCACCGACATCCCGGTCTACTTCTGCGACCCCGCCAGCCCCTGGCAGCGCGGCTCGAACGAGAACACCAACGGCCTGCTGCGGCAGTACTTCCCCAAGGGCACCGACCTGTCGGTCCACACCCCCGCGCACCTGGCCGCCGTCGCCGACCAGCTCAACCGCCGCCCACGCAAAACACTCGGCTGGGAAACCCCAGCCGAGCGCCTGCATAAACTGCTCACGGCCTGA
- a CDS encoding HAD family hydrolase, with the protein MTHPPVELVIFDCDGVLVDSERICVKVDALITAELGCSFTEAEIVELFVGSSGEVYTAAVEERLGRRLEKDWQLQYEHLYEEALAAELTAVDGITETLDALTVPFCVASNGHHGGIRSSLTLTSLLGRFEGRVFSASDVSLGKPAPDLFLHAARSMGVDPARCAVVEDSAYGVQAARAAGMRAFGYCGGLTPAARLEGPGTVVFDDMRELPALLGSAGR; encoded by the coding sequence ATGACTCATCCTCCTGTCGAGCTGGTGATCTTCGACTGCGACGGCGTGCTCGTCGACAGCGAGCGGATCTGCGTGAAGGTGGACGCGCTGATCACGGCCGAGCTCGGGTGCTCGTTCACCGAGGCCGAGATCGTCGAGCTCTTCGTGGGCTCTTCCGGCGAGGTGTACACCGCGGCCGTCGAGGAGCGGCTCGGGCGGCGGCTGGAGAAGGACTGGCAACTGCAGTACGAGCATCTCTACGAGGAGGCGCTCGCGGCGGAACTCACTGCCGTGGACGGCATCACCGAGACCCTGGACGCGCTCACCGTGCCGTTCTGCGTGGCCTCGAACGGCCACCACGGCGGCATCAGGAGCAGCCTCACGCTCACCTCACTGCTCGGGCGCTTCGAGGGCCGTGTCTTCAGCGCCTCCGACGTGTCCCTCGGCAAGCCCGCGCCCGACCTCTTCCTGCACGCGGCCCGCTCCATGGGCGTGGACCCCGCCCGGTGCGCGGTCGTCGAGGACAGCGCCTACGGAGTCCAGGCCGCCCGCGCCGCTGGGATGCGGGCCTTCGGGTACTGCGGGGGGCTGACCCCGGCGGCGCGGCTGGAGGGGCCCGGCACGGTGGTGTTCGACGACATGCGCGAGCTGCCGGCGCTGCTCGGATCGGCCGGACGCTGA
- a CDS encoding EamA family transporter, whose amino-acid sequence MDEGGTVGRLRGAGATASADGREGARVERAAAAAVALPEAAGELGRAARHGRAARHGRGSLGPVALVVAGGLSVQFGAAVAVLLMPHAGALGVVTLRLVLAAVVLLLVCRPRLRGHSRTDWGTVVVFGAAMVGMNMLFYQAADRIPLGAAVTLEVLGPLALSVVVSRRLINLLWAGLALGGVVLLGGGFGRLDPAGAAFALGAGAMWAAYIVFSARTGRRFPQADGLALAMAVGAVLSLPFGVAEAGGKLLGPSTIGLGLLVALMSSVLPYTLELLALRRLPAPTFAVLMSLEPAIAATAGFLVLHQVLSAADALAIALVVAASMGAVRTQVGAGARKA is encoded by the coding sequence ATGGACGAGGGTGGAACGGTGGGCAGGCTCCGTGGCGCAGGCGCGACCGCAAGCGCCGATGGCCGTGAGGGCGCGAGGGTGGAGCGGGCGGCTGCCGCCGCGGTCGCCCTCCCCGAGGCCGCCGGTGAACTGGGGCGCGCCGCACGGCACGGGCGCGCCGCACGGCACGGGCGCGGCTCGCTCGGGCCGGTCGCCCTCGTCGTCGCGGGCGGGCTCTCCGTGCAGTTCGGCGCCGCCGTCGCCGTGCTGCTGATGCCCCACGCGGGAGCGCTCGGCGTCGTCACGCTCCGGCTCGTCCTCGCCGCCGTCGTGCTCCTGCTGGTCTGCCGCCCCCGGCTCCGCGGCCACTCCCGCACCGACTGGGGCACGGTGGTGGTCTTCGGCGCGGCCATGGTGGGGATGAACATGCTCTTCTACCAGGCCGCCGACCGCATTCCGCTCGGCGCGGCCGTGACCCTGGAGGTCCTCGGCCCGCTGGCGCTCTCCGTGGTCGTCTCGCGGCGGCTGATCAACCTCCTCTGGGCGGGCCTCGCCCTCGGCGGCGTCGTCCTCCTCGGCGGCGGCTTCGGCCGGCTCGATCCGGCCGGCGCGGCGTTCGCCCTCGGGGCGGGTGCGATGTGGGCGGCGTACATCGTCTTCAGCGCCCGCACCGGACGCCGGTTCCCGCAGGCCGACGGGCTCGCCCTCGCGATGGCGGTCGGCGCCGTCCTCAGTCTGCCGTTCGGCGTCGCGGAGGCGGGCGGCAAGCTGCTCGGCCCGTCCACGATCGGGCTGGGCCTCCTGGTCGCGCTGATGTCGTCCGTGCTGCCCTACACGCTGGAACTGCTCGCCCTGCGACGGCTGCCCGCCCCCACCTTCGCCGTACTGATGAGCCTGGAACCGGCGATCGCCGCGACCGCCGGGTTCCTCGTGCTGCACCAGGTGCTGTCCGCGGCCGACGCGCTGGCGATCGCGCTGGTCGTCGCGGCGAGTATGGGCGCGGTGCGCACCCAGGTGGGGGCGGGCGCCCGCAAGGCGTGA
- a CDS encoding DUF4360 domain-containing protein — translation MTRALRTSAALTAVLASTLVAGNAGTANATIVAPPDKIVIEIATVNGSGCAPGTAAVAVSPDNTAFTITYSDYLAQVGGGASPIDFRKNCQLNLVVHVPHGFTYAVASADYRGYASLQSGATALQKASYYFQGSPDTAARSHPYNGPYDDNWQATDETEWGQLVWAPCGVKRNFNINTELRVSAGTSDPAKTSFMTMDSTDGEINTIYRLAWKECPE, via the coding sequence ATGACCCGCGCCTTACGTACCAGCGCCGCCCTCACCGCGGTCCTCGCCTCCACCCTCGTCGCCGGAAACGCCGGCACCGCGAACGCGACCATCGTCGCGCCACCCGACAAGATCGTCATCGAGATCGCCACGGTGAACGGCTCGGGATGCGCGCCCGGGACCGCGGCGGTGGCGGTCTCCCCGGACAACACCGCGTTCACCATCACCTACAGCGACTACCTCGCCCAGGTCGGCGGGGGAGCCTCGCCCATCGACTTCCGCAAGAACTGCCAGCTGAACCTGGTCGTGCACGTCCCGCACGGCTTCACCTACGCCGTCGCCAGCGCGGACTACCGCGGTTACGCCAGCCTGCAGAGCGGCGCCACGGCCCTCCAGAAGGCGTCCTACTACTTCCAGGGCTCGCCCGACACGGCCGCGAGGAGCCACCCGTACAACGGTCCGTACGACGACAACTGGCAGGCCACCGACGAGACCGAGTGGGGACAGCTGGTCTGGGCCCCCTGCGGAGTGAAGCGGAACTTCAACATCAACACCGAACTCCGGGTGAGCGCGGGGACGTCCGACCCCGCGAAGACCAGCTTCATGACGATGGACTCCACAGACGGCGAGATCAACACCATCTACCGGCTCGCCTGGAAGGAGTGCCCGGAGTAA